In Rhodococcus sp. OK302, one genomic interval encodes:
- a CDS encoding phosphotransferase family protein yields the protein MQSRSGKEHLSVPSVDIVGLDPGAVTQWISGLGIDVSGPLTFDRIGLGQSNLTYLVQDQGGAKWVLRRPPLGHLLASAHDVAREARILSALESTEVPSPRVFGLTEDPAVTEVPLLLMEFVDGQVVDRMPLAEALTPERRRAIGISLARTLAKIHAVDLKAAGLDDLASHKPYAARQLKRWGGQWEQSKTRKCPDLDDLTRRLIAAQPQHTETTLVHGDFHLRNVITSAISGEVVAALDWELCTLGDPLADVGSLLAYWPAAGEDTGGDFPASALPGFPTRDELSQVYLDATGRDPAALKFWHALGLWKVAVIAEGVMRRARDEPQNAAESGTPTVERIDALVAKAREVAVQAGI from the coding sequence ATGCAAAGCCGTTCAGGCAAGGAGCATCTTTCGGTGCCTAGTGTCGACATAGTGGGGTTGGATCCCGGAGCCGTCACCCAGTGGATATCGGGACTGGGAATCGATGTCAGCGGCCCGCTGACTTTTGATCGCATTGGTCTGGGACAGTCCAATCTCACCTATCTCGTTCAGGATCAGGGCGGCGCGAAGTGGGTGCTACGACGCCCACCTCTCGGTCACCTTCTGGCGTCCGCGCACGATGTGGCACGCGAAGCGCGGATCCTGTCCGCATTGGAATCCACGGAGGTGCCGTCGCCCCGAGTTTTCGGGTTGACGGAAGACCCGGCAGTTACCGAAGTTCCTTTGCTGCTCATGGAATTTGTCGACGGCCAGGTAGTGGACCGAATGCCGTTGGCGGAAGCGTTGACGCCGGAGCGGCGCCGGGCGATCGGCATCTCGCTTGCCCGGACTTTGGCCAAAATTCATGCCGTCGATCTGAAGGCTGCGGGGTTGGATGATTTGGCCAGCCATAAGCCTTATGCTGCAAGGCAGTTGAAGCGGTGGGGCGGTCAGTGGGAGCAGTCGAAGACTCGGAAGTGCCCGGATCTGGATGACTTGACCCGGCGTCTGATTGCCGCGCAGCCGCAGCACACCGAAACCACGTTGGTGCATGGCGACTTTCACCTGCGCAATGTGATCACGTCCGCGATCAGTGGTGAGGTTGTCGCCGCACTCGACTGGGAACTGTGCACACTCGGAGATCCGCTCGCCGATGTCGGAAGTCTGCTGGCGTACTGGCCGGCGGCCGGGGAAGATACCGGCGGAGATTTCCCGGCGTCGGCGCTCCCGGGATTCCCGACGCGAGACGAGCTGTCGCAGGTCTATCTCGATGCCACCGGTCGGGATCCGGCGGCACTGAAGTTCTGGCACGCGTTGGGGCTGTGGAAGGTTGCGGTCATTGCCGAGGGCGTGATGCGTCGTGCGCGCGATGAACCACAGAATGCGGCCGAAAGTGGTACACCCACTGTTGAACGTATCGATGCCTTGGTTGCCAAGGCCCGAGAAGTTGCAGTTCAAGCCGGAATCTGA